The genomic interval AAAACAAGCAGGTCGGCCTGCACCACGTCGCCCTCCAGGTCGAGAACTTCGACGAGCTAAAAGAGAGCTATCAGACGCTCAAGGCCCACGACGTGAAGATCACCGCCACGATCGATCACGGTATTACCAAGAGCATTTACTTCCTCGACCCGGAAGGCAATCAGTTCGAGCTGTACTATAATGTTGGCGAAGATGGTCTGGAGCGCATGCGGCGCGGAGAGGCCAACGCCCTCGACCCATTGGATCTCGAAGCGTAAGGGCGAAAACAAGCGTAGACCTTTCCTGGCATGCCTCATTCAGGTCATGACAACGTTGAATTGACCAAATATGCCTGTACGGAAACCTGTTATTCACCATCGAGGCGACCTGGACTGGGAAGGCTGGACGGACCCGGACCTTGCCGCGAAGAGTCCATGCCGCTGGAAGCTTCTCGTCACAGGCGAACGCGATGCAAGTAGCGGACTCGTCACCGGTATAGCGGAACTGCCGCCCGGCGTGTCGCTTCCCCTCCATCACCACGAACCCGAGGAAACCTATTATGTCGTCAGCGGCTCCGGTCACGTGGCGATTGACGATTCCGAGGCATCCCTCGGCCCAGGCTCAGCAGTCTATATCCCGTCTAACGCCAAGCATACCGTCCGCTGCACCGGTACCGAGCCGCTGGTTTTCGTGTTCTGCCTCGCCTGCGACCGGTTCGACCAAAACATGTATCATTCCGATGCGTAACAGCCGGTGAGCGGGCAGCATGTCGCGCGCACAAATCGCGCCGGAGGGGAGCACTCCAGGTCGGGGGACTATCCGGGGAGGAGGGG from Gemmatimonadota bacterium carries:
- a CDS encoding VOC family protein codes for the protein NKQVGLHHVALQVENFDELKESYQTLKAHDVKITATIDHGITKSIYFLDPEGNQFELYYNVGEDGLERMRRGEANALDPLDLEA
- a CDS encoding dimethylsulfonioproprionate lyase family protein, which translates into the protein MPVRKPVIHHRGDLDWEGWTDPDLAAKSPCRWKLLVTGERDASSGLVTGIAELPPGVSLPLHHHEPEETYYVVSGSGHVAIDDSEASLGPGSAVYIPSNAKHTVRCTGTEPLVFVFCLACDRFDQNMYHSDA